A genomic segment from Arcobacter acticola encodes:
- a CDS encoding radical SAM protein, translating into MSYSNSIIFGPIPSRRFGISLGVDLSPSKKQCNFDCLYCELEGAKTVDKMDTNPSITEIINAIKESFDKHPKIDVITLTANGEPTLYPNLNELIDEINKIKGDTKTLILSNGSTIYKKEIYDALLKIDTVKLSLDCVSEKCFKKLDRVNKNVEIEKIIPSMVNFSIETKNDFVLEILFVKDLNDKEDEIVLLYDAVKKINPKRVDIGTIDRPPAYDVKPVSYEFLESVADRFENINTNIIYKNRPKSIQYYDKDEIKSMLKRRPLTKEDIQNMFDEESKLILNDLLENKFISLVNSSGVEFYKNLQK; encoded by the coding sequence ATGTCATATTCAAACTCTATTATTTTTGGACCAATTCCTTCTCGAAGATTTGGTATATCTTTAGGTGTAGATTTATCTCCCTCTAAAAAACAGTGCAATTTTGATTGTTTATATTGTGAACTTGAAGGTGCAAAAACAGTTGATAAAATGGATACTAATCCAAGTATTACTGAAATAATAAATGCAATAAAAGAGAGTTTTGATAAACATCCAAAAATTGATGTGATTACATTAACAGCAAATGGTGAACCAACTTTATATCCAAACTTAAATGAACTAATAGATGAAATTAATAAAATTAAAGGTGATACAAAAACTTTGATTCTATCAAATGGAAGCACAATTTATAAAAAAGAAATATATGATGCACTTTTGAAAATTGATACTGTTAAATTATCTTTAGATTGTGTTAGTGAGAAATGTTTTAAAAAATTAGATAGAGTAAATAAAAATGTTGAAATAGAAAAAATTATTCCTTCAATGGTTAACTTTTCAATAGAGACAAAAAATGATTTTGTATTAGAAATATTGTTTGTAAAAGATTTAAATGATAAAGAAGATGAAATTGTTTTACTATATGATGCAGTAAAGAAAATCAATCCAAAAAGAGTTGATATAGGAACAATTGATAGACCGCCTGCATATGATGTTAAACCTGTCTCTTATGAGTTCTTAGAGAGCGTTGCAGATAGATTTGAAAATATTAATACCAATATCATATATAAAAATAGACCAAAGTCTATTCAATATTATGATAAAGATGAAATAAAGTCAATGTTAAAAAGAAGACCTTTAACTAAAGAAGATATACAAAATATGTTTGATGAAGAATCAAAATTAATCTTAAATGATTTACTTGAAAATAAGTTTATTTCTCTTGTTAACAGTAGTGGAGTTGAGTTTTATAAGAATTTACAAAAATAG
- the hemE gene encoding uroporphyrinogen decarboxylase, translated as MSKIFVDACFRKPTPYTPVWMMRQAGRYLPEYMKVRAQAGNFLNLCHNPELAAEVTIQPLDIVGVDAAILFSDILVIPNEMGMHLDFIKGEGPLFKDPIVTEADVDALLGGEAAADKLTYVYETIKLLKQQLPDDKALIGFTGAPWTLATYMIEGQGTKTYNICKKMMYSNPELLHKILRKVTEVVKFYMEKQILAGADVVQIFDSWAAAIEPARYDEFSWSYMVEIAEYLKEKYPHIPVIMFPKGIPAFLDKVYGNFDVFGVDWGTPMALAKEKLGSKYVLQGNMEPCRLYSKEATTMCVEALQNIMQGEGHIFNLGHGILPDVPVENAIHFVKECQRVSKK; from the coding sequence ATGTCAAAAATATTTGTAGATGCATGTTTTAGAAAACCAACTCCCTATACACCTGTATGGATGATGAGACAAGCAGGAAGATATCTTCCTGAATATATGAAAGTAAGAGCTCAAGCTGGGAACTTTTTAAATCTTTGTCATAATCCAGAACTTGCTGCTGAAGTTACAATTCAGCCTTTAGATATAGTTGGAGTTGATGCAGCTATTTTATTTTCTGATATTTTAGTAATTCCAAATGAAATGGGAATGCATTTAGATTTTATCAAAGGGGAAGGTCCTCTTTTTAAAGATCCTATTGTTACTGAAGCTGATGTTGATGCATTACTTGGTGGTGAGGCTGCTGCTGATAAGTTAACTTACGTTTATGAAACAATCAAGTTATTAAAACAACAATTACCAGATGATAAAGCACTTATAGGCTTTACAGGAGCACCTTGGACTCTTGCTACGTATATGATTGAAGGGCAGGGGACAAAAACATACAATATTTGTAAAAAAATGATGTATTCAAATCCTGAACTTTTACATAAAATACTAAGAAAAGTAACTGAAGTTGTGAAGTTTTATATGGAAAAACAAATACTTGCAGGTGCAGATGTTGTTCAAATCTTTGATTCATGGGCAGCAGCAATAGAACCAGCTAGATATGATGAATTTTCATGGTCTTATATGGTTGAAATTGCAGAATATTTAAAAGAAAAATATCCTCATATTCCAGTTATTATGTTCCCAAAAGGAATCCCAGCATTTTTAGATAAAGTATATGGAAACTTTGATGTATTTGGTGTAGATTGGGGAACACCTATGGCTCTTGCAAAAGAAAAACTTGGAAGTAAATATGTTCTTCAAGGAAATATGGAGCCATGTAGATTATATTCAAAGGAAGCTACAACTATGTGTGTTGAAGCTTTACAGAATATAATGCAAGGGGAAGGTCATATCTTTAATTTAGGGCATGGAATTCTTCCTGATGTGCCTGTTGAAAATGCTATTCACTTTGTAAAAGAGTGTCAAAGAGTAAGTAAAAAATAA
- a CDS encoding YqhA family protein, whose protein sequence is MLEKFFENAMWKTRLFVLFPVVFGLIGAIILFIVASVDIFEVLVYTLDVYLNGLHPENFHEEIVSKIIGAVDLYLIAVVMLIFAFGLYELFISKIDAAENSKSGNNILAIHSLDQLKDKIAKVIVMVLIVSFFQKVLHTSYDGALQMLYFALSIGILSAGLFFLGKVGKH, encoded by the coding sequence ATGTTAGAAAAATTTTTTGAAAATGCAATGTGGAAAACAAGGCTTTTTGTCTTGTTCCCAGTCGTTTTTGGGCTTATTGGAGCTATAATACTTTTTATTGTAGCTTCAGTAGATATTTTTGAAGTTTTAGTTTATACATTAGATGTATATTTAAATGGCTTACATCCCGAAAATTTTCATGAAGAGATTGTAAGTAAAATTATTGGTGCGGTTGATTTATATTTGATTGCAGTTGTTATGTTAATTTTTGCTTTTGGTTTATATGAACTATTTATTTCAAAAATTGATGCGGCTGAAAATAGTAAATCAGGGAATAATATCCTAGCTATTCACTCTTTAGATCAATTAAAAGATAAAATAGCAAAAGTTATTGTAATGGTATTAATTGTTAGTTTTTTCCAAAAGGTATTACATACAAGTTATGATGGAGCATTACAAATGCTTTATTTTGCATTATCAATTGGAATATTATCAGCAGGACTTTTCTTTTTAGGAAAAGTAGGAAAACATTAA
- a CDS encoding aspartate-semialdehyde dehydrogenase, which translates to MRKFNVAVVGATGAVGEELFRVLEEYNFPINKLIPLASSRSAGSKIEFMNKEITVLELTETCFEENDVEIAFFSAGGSVSEQFAKFAVEAGAVVIDNTSHFRMDPKVPLVVPEVNPEDIKLWRETGIIANPNCSTIQMVLSLKPLDELYGIKRVDVSTYQAVSGAGKKGMEELVKQMQAFFAFKLDESDVKAFPHQIALNVIPQIDVATDNGFTKEEMKMVKETQKIMHKEMQIAATCVRVPVLRSHSESLTVTFNENVDVDVEKVREVLNNFENVEVIDDLANNRYPMPIISTDTDITYVGRIRKDIYSPNVIHYFNVADQVRVGAATNAVRIGLKWIALENEI; encoded by the coding sequence ATGAGAAAGTTTAATGTTGCAGTTGTTGGAGCTACTGGTGCAGTTGGTGAAGAGTTATTTAGAGTTTTAGAAGAATATAACTTCCCTATTAATAAATTAATACCATTAGCAAGTTCAAGAAGTGCTGGTTCAAAAATCGAATTTATGAACAAAGAGATTACAGTTTTAGAATTAACTGAAACTTGTTTTGAAGAAAATGATGTGGAAATCGCATTTTTTAGTGCAGGGGGAAGTGTTTCAGAGCAATTTGCAAAATTTGCAGTTGAGGCAGGTGCTGTTGTAATTGATAATACAAGTCACTTTAGAATGGACCCAAAAGTTCCTTTAGTTGTTCCTGAAGTAAATCCAGAAGATATAAAACTATGGAGAGAAACAGGAATTATTGCAAATCCAAATTGTTCAACTATTCAAATGGTTTTATCATTAAAACCATTAGATGAATTATATGGAATTAAAAGAGTTGATGTTTCAACTTATCAAGCAGTTTCAGGTGCTGGGAAAAAAGGTATGGAAGAGCTTGTAAAACAAATGCAAGCATTCTTTGCATTTAAATTAGATGAATCAGATGTTAAAGCTTTCCCTCATCAGATTGCACTTAATGTAATCCCTCAAATTGATGTTGCCACTGATAATGGATTTACTAAAGAAGAGATGAAAATGGTAAAAGAAACTCAAAAAATTATGCACAAAGAAATGCAAATTGCAGCAACTTGTGTAAGAGTACCAGTTTTAAGATCTCACAGTGAATCACTAACAGTTACATTTAATGAAAATGTTGATGTTGATGTTGAAAAAGTAAGAGAAGTATTAAATAATTTTGAAAATGTTGAAGTTATAGATGACTTAGCAAATAATAGATATCCAATGCCAATTATTTCAACTGACACAGATATTACTTATGTTGGAAGAATTAGAAAAGATATTTATTCACCAAATGTAATTCATTATTTTAACGTAGCTGATCAAGTAAGAGTTGGAGCTGCAACAAATGCAGTAAGAATTGGTCTTAAATGGATCGCTTTGGAAAATGAAATCTAA
- the gyrA gene encoding DNA gyrase subunit A: MENLFENQDIIDINIENSVKASYLDYSMSVIIGRALPDAKDGLKPVHRRILFAMHDLNITSKSAYKKSARIVGDVIGKYHPHGDTSVYDALVRMAQTFSMRAPLVDGQGNFGSIDGDSAAAMRYTEARMTKIAEEVLRDLDKDTVNFTPNYDDTMKEPSVLPTRVPTLLLNGSEGIAVGMATKIPPHNINELLEAVLYTIDNPDVTADELMQFIKGPDFPTGGTIFGRRGIIDAYNTGRGRVRIRAKHHIETRGKKEIIVLDELPYQVNKSRLIELIATLAKDKQIDGISEVRDESDREGIRVVIELKKDAMSEIVLNNLYKSTPMETTFGIILLAVYNKEPKVFNLPQLLNIFLSHRKTVIIRRTIFDLEKAKARAHILEGLKIALDNIDEVVKIIRASANDQEAKDSLQNRFGLSPIQSQAILDMRLGRLTGLQRDKLEAEYQELMILIAELESILKSEDKLNEIIKEELTEIQERFSSDRRTDIEDSYDEIDIEDLIPNEPMVVTITHNGYVKRVPIKSYEKQRRGGKGKVAVTTHDDDFIEKFFVSNTHDTLMFVTNMGQLYWLKVYKIPEGSRTAKGKAVVNLINLRPDEKIMEIIPTPDFDESKSLVFFTRNGVIKRTSLSEFSNIRSNGVRAIVLDDLDEIVTAKIADVETQYLMIFTSMGQCIRFEIEKTRDQGRSTRGVRGIKFKHDIDFVVDADVVSNEEQELLTVSEKGIGKRTTVSEYRLTNRAGSGVISMKLSPKTGNVVGEVLVDDTQDLMLLTSIGKMIRVDMQAIRKAGRNTAGVIIVNVDKNDKVVSIAKCPKEDEEIELDENGNIIRYTEDGEILESISVSPEVNKPSTLLDIVEKDNLEEEEE, translated from the coding sequence ATGGAAAACCTTTTCGAAAATCAAGATATTATAGACATAAATATTGAGAACTCAGTTAAAGCTTCGTATTTAGATTACTCTATGAGTGTTATTATTGGTCGTGCATTACCAGATGCAAAAGATGGTTTAAAGCCTGTGCATAGAAGAATTCTATTTGCAATGCATGATTTGAATATTACTTCAAAATCAGCTTACAAGAAATCAGCAAGAATTGTTGGAGATGTTATTGGTAAGTACCACCCACACGGGGATACTTCTGTTTATGATGCTTTAGTTAGAATGGCTCAAACATTCTCAATGAGAGCTCCATTAGTAGATGGTCAAGGAAACTTCGGTTCTATTGATGGTGATAGTGCAGCTGCTATGAGATATACAGAAGCTAGAATGACAAAAATAGCTGAAGAGGTACTAAGAGATTTAGATAAAGATACAGTTAATTTTACTCCTAACTACGATGATACAATGAAAGAACCATCTGTTCTTCCTACTCGTGTACCAACCCTTTTATTAAATGGAAGTGAAGGAATCGCTGTTGGTATGGCTACAAAAATTCCTCCACATAATATAAATGAGCTTTTAGAAGCTGTTTTATATACGATTGATAATCCAGATGTTACAGCAGATGAATTAATGCAATTTATTAAAGGACCAGATTTTCCAACAGGTGGAACAATCTTTGGAAGACGTGGAATTATTGATGCTTATAATACAGGTCGAGGTCGAGTAAGAATAAGAGCTAAACATCATATTGAAACAAGAGGGAAAAAAGAGATTATTGTTCTTGATGAATTACCTTATCAAGTTAATAAATCAAGATTAATAGAACTTATTGCAACTCTTGCAAAAGATAAGCAAATCGATGGTATTTCTGAAGTTAGAGATGAGTCAGATAGAGAAGGTATCAGAGTTGTAATTGAGCTTAAAAAAGATGCTATGAGTGAAATAGTATTAAATAACTTATACAAATCAACACCTATGGAAACCACATTTGGTATTATTTTATTAGCTGTTTATAACAAAGAACCAAAAGTATTTAATTTACCACAATTATTAAATATTTTCTTATCTCATAGAAAAACTGTAATTATTAGAAGAACAATTTTTGATTTAGAAAAAGCGAAAGCTAGAGCCCATATTTTAGAAGGTTTAAAAATTGCCTTAGATAATATCGATGAAGTTGTAAAAATCATTCGAGCAAGTGCTAATGATCAAGAAGCAAAAGATAGTTTACAAAACAGATTTGGATTAAGTCCTATTCAATCTCAAGCTATTTTAGATATGAGATTAGGAAGATTAACAGGTCTTCAAAGGGATAAATTAGAAGCTGAATATCAAGAATTAATGATATTAATTGCTGAACTTGAATCTATTTTAAAATCTGAAGATAAATTAAATGAGATTATCAAAGAAGAATTAACAGAAATTCAAGAAAGATTCTCAAGTGATAGAAGAACTGATATTGAAGATTCTTATGACGAAATCGATATTGAAGATTTAATTCCAAATGAACCAATGGTAGTTACAATTACTCATAATGGTTATGTAAAAAGAGTTCCAATTAAATCTTATGAAAAACAAAGACGTGGTGGAAAAGGTAAAGTAGCCGTTACTACTCACGATGATGACTTTATTGAGAAATTCTTTGTTAGTAATACTCACGATACTTTGATGTTTGTTACAAATATGGGACAATTATACTGGTTGAAAGTTTACAAAATTCCTGAAGGAAGTAGAACAGCAAAAGGTAAAGCGGTAGTTAACTTAATCAATTTAAGACCTGATGAAAAAATTATGGAAATAATTCCAACACCTGATTTTGATGAATCAAAATCATTAGTATTCTTTACAAGAAATGGTGTAATTAAAAGAACTTCATTAAGTGAATTCTCTAACATTAGATCAAATGGTGTAAGAGCAATTGTACTTGATGATTTAGATGAAATTGTAACTGCAAAAATTGCTGATGTTGAAACACAATATTTAATGATTTTTACAAGTATGGGACAATGTATCAGATTTGAAATCGAGAAAACAAGAGATCAAGGAAGAAGCACAAGAGGGGTTAGAGGTATCAAGTTCAAACATGATATTGACTTTGTTGTAGATGCGGATGTTGTAAGTAATGAAGAACAAGAATTATTAACAGTATCTGAAAAAGGTATTGGAAAAAGAACAACAGTAAGTGAATATAGACTTACAAATAGAGCAGGTTCTGGAGTTATATCAATGAAATTATCACCAAAAACAGGTAATGTTGTTGGAGAAGTTCTAGTAGATGATACTCAAGACTTAATGTTATTAACTTCAATTGGAAAAATGATTAGAGTTGATATGCAAGCAATTAGAAAAGCAGGAAGAAATACAGCTGGTGTAATTATCGTAAATGTTGATAAAAATGATAAAGTTGTATCTATTGCTAAATGTCCAAAAGAAGATGAAGAAATTGAATTAGACGAAAATGGAAATATTATAAGATATACAGAAGATGGTGAAATTTTAGAATCAATTTCAGTTAGTCCTGAAGTAAATAAACCATCTACACTGTTAGATATTGTAGAAAAAGATAATTTAGAAGAAGAGGAAGAGTAG
- a CDS encoding YdcH family protein: MFHEYRDLITELKQKDGHFHKLFEAHNALDDSIAKLEKSHADQFEIESKKKEKLKLKDEIYSILVNYKA; the protein is encoded by the coding sequence ATGTTTCATGAATATAGAGATCTAATCACAGAACTAAAACAAAAAGATGGGCATTTCCATAAACTTTTTGAAGCACATAATGCTTTAGATGACTCAATTGCAAAACTTGAGAAATCTCACGCAGATCAGTTTGAAATTGAATCTAAGAAAAAAGAAAAGTTAAAATTAAAAGATGAAATTTATTCTATATTAGTTAATTACAAAGCATAA
- the argJ gene encoding bifunctional glutamate N-acetyltransferase/amino-acid acetyltransferase ArgJ, whose translation MFTILPIKGYFDQIDGFYCDGIHAGLKPNGNNDLGFIYSDKPCTVAAIFTENKFQAAPLKHFLQYDEDFKTNFVLINSKNANALTGRKGIADIDTLFSQLDFGSLKLVNPIMSSTGVIGNRLPIEKLVAGAKRFNLSAKSGENLSKAIMTTDAYAKSCMYEVKLENGSSFKIGAVAKGAGMINPNLATMLCFICTDAAAPYSDIMEALKINSETTFNAISVDGDTSTNDTVMVLANGNSNAYDKEAFAEVLRLVMFDMAMLMVADGEGANKVAAFEVINAATNEQAMIAAKALSNSLLVKTALFGEDPNFGRIASTIGASRIDCDDEKLVISYNDVVVFNKGEICFDANTEAQAGEVLKKDKYKIICDIGLGDGKFTAYGCDLGYEYVKINADYRS comes from the coding sequence ATGTTTACAATTTTGCCAATTAAAGGTTACTTTGATCAAATAGATGGATTTTATTGTGATGGAATTCATGCTGGACTTAAGCCAAATGGAAATAATGATTTAGGATTTATTTATAGTGATAAACCTTGTACTGTTGCTGCTATTTTTACAGAAAATAAATTTCAAGCTGCTCCTTTAAAGCATTTTTTACAATATGACGAAGATTTTAAAACAAATTTTGTTTTAATCAATTCTAAAAATGCAAATGCATTAACAGGAAGAAAAGGTATTGCTGATATTGATACTTTATTTTCTCAATTAGATTTTGGCTCTTTGAAATTGGTAAATCCAATTATGAGTTCAACAGGTGTAATTGGAAACAGATTACCTATAGAAAAATTAGTTGCAGGTGCGAAAAGATTTAACTTAAGTGCAAAAAGTGGGGAAAATCTTTCAAAAGCAATTATGACAACTGATGCCTATGCTAAATCTTGTATGTATGAAGTAAAACTTGAAAATGGAAGCTCATTCAAAATAGGTGCAGTTGCAAAAGGTGCTGGAATGATAAACCCAAATCTTGCAACTATGCTTTGTTTTATTTGTACAGATGCAGCTGCTCCTTATTCTGATATTATGGAAGCTTTAAAAATAAATAGTGAAACAACTTTTAATGCAATATCAGTTGATGGTGATACTTCAACAAATGATACAGTTATGGTTTTAGCTAATGGAAACTCAAATGCATATGATAAAGAAGCATTTGCAGAAGTTCTAAGATTAGTAATGTTTGATATGGCTATGTTAATGGTAGCAGATGGTGAAGGTGCAAATAAAGTAGCTGCTTTTGAAGTTATAAACGCAGCTACAAATGAGCAAGCTATGATTGCTGCAAAAGCACTATCTAATTCATTACTAGTAAAAACAGCACTTTTTGGAGAAGATCCAAATTTTGGAAGAATAGCTTCAACAATTGGTGCTTCAAGAATTGATTGTGATGATGAAAAACTAGTTATATCTTATAATGATGTTGTTGTATTTAATAAAGGTGAAATTTGTTTTGATGCAAACACTGAAGCACAAGCTGGTGAAGTTCTTAAAAAAGATAAATACAAAATAATTTGTGATATTGGTTTAGGTGATGGAAAATTTACAGCATACGGTTGTGACTTAGGTTATGAGTATGTGAAAATTAATGCGGACTATCGAAGTTAA
- a CDS encoding potassium channel family protein, with the protein MSIFTRVKRAIGWEIRTVKPQYDLNPLIYSQLKPLRLPLILIQIVMMIGTLGYVYLEDYTIMHAIFQSAYTLTNTGFGALNESNFKNETIVFTVWLMLAGFASLIFAVGIVIDVISNGPLRELLKERKMLYKIARLRRHFVIFYHNEYTAQLAKQFRENHIPFVVVDPSEEIEEIAKENGYPYYVKDEPYKETAFLKSHLSSAKGAISLSKNISDNITLIASVRLYEKELGRSPFLIISNAETQNEKIRLMKLGADKVVATPSLMAKRVSAMAIRPDMENVLDEFLYKRDTPIDMEEVFVDEQSWTVNREIKDLHLRDRLKVSIIGITEEKGKFIQMPKGTMSINANCKLLLVGSQKGIARAKRIINLTKQPEDI; encoded by the coding sequence ATGAGCATCTTTACTAGGGTGAAGAGGGCCATCGGCTGGGAAATTAGAACAGTCAAACCTCAATACGATTTAAATCCACTAATATACTCACAACTTAAACCTTTAAGGTTACCCTTAATATTAATTCAAATTGTTATGATGATAGGGACTTTAGGATATGTTTATCTTGAAGACTACACAATAATGCATGCAATTTTTCAATCAGCATATACACTTACAAATACGGGATTTGGGGCATTAAACGAATCAAATTTTAAAAATGAAACAATAGTATTTACTGTATGGTTAATGTTAGCTGGGTTTGCGAGTTTAATTTTCGCTGTAGGTATTGTAATCGATGTTATTTCAAATGGACCTTTGCGTGAATTACTAAAGGAAAGAAAAATGCTTTATAAAATAGCAAGACTAAGAAGACATTTTGTAATTTTTTATCATAATGAATATACTGCACAATTAGCTAAACAATTTAGGGAAAATCATATTCCATTTGTAGTTGTTGACCCATCTGAAGAAATTGAAGAAATTGCAAAAGAAAATGGCTATCCATATTATGTAAAAGATGAACCCTATAAAGAAACGGCTTTTTTGAAGTCACATTTATCTTCTGCTAAAGGTGCAATATCTTTATCAAAAAATATTTCAGATAATATTACATTAATAGCATCTGTAAGACTTTATGAAAAAGAGTTAGGTAGAAGTCCTTTTTTAATTATTTCAAATGCAGAAACACAAAATGAAAAAATCAGACTTATGAAACTTGGAGCTGACAAAGTTGTTGCAACTCCATCACTTATGGCAAAAAGAGTAAGTGCAATGGCAATAAGACCTGATATGGAAAATGTTTTAGATGAATTTTTATATAAAAGAGATACTCCTATTGATATGGAAGAAGTATTTGTTGATGAACAATCGTGGACAGTAAATAGAGAAATAAAAGATTTACATTTAAGAGATAGATTGAAAGTTTCAATTATAGGAATTACAGAAGAAAAAGGCAAGTTTATTCAAATGCCAAAGGGAACAATGTCAATAAATGCAAATTGCAAGTTATTGTTAGTTGGATCGCAAAAAGGTATTGCTAGAGCTAAAAGAATTATAAATTTAACTAAACAACCAGAGGATATATAA
- the rpmB gene encoding 50S ribosomal protein L28: protein MSRRCAISGKGPMSGNNVSHAKNRTKRRFLPNIRTVRVTLEDGTTTKLKVSAKELRTLKKHS from the coding sequence ATGTCAAGAAGATGTGCAATTTCAGGAAAAGGACCTATGTCTGGAAACAACGTAAGTCATGCTAAAAACAGAACAAAAAGAAGATTTTTACCAAACATTAGAACAGTTAGAGTTACATTAGAAGATGGAACTACAACTAAATTAAAAGTTTCTGCAAAAGAGTTAAGAACTCTTAAAAAACACTCATAA